A segment of the Carassius carassius chromosome 21, fCarCar2.1, whole genome shotgun sequence genome:
tttgatatatttacagtaggaaatgaacTGAACATGAACTGTTCTTGTCCTATATATACACAAATCAGATTTtagagtatttttcttttttttttaaagaaaaacattcaaTGACTGACCCTGAAagggttgtttttaacccagcatttttagagtgtatatttatttaaatattataatatgtaataagAAATCATCCAACATATTACAGGTAAGTTGAGCCATTTAAAGTGGTAAATTGGGGAATTCTACAGCATTCAAAACTTTAAtgtagatttttaaaataaatttatctttatttattaaattgatcaaaagtgacagtaaggacttgtcaactaaacactggagtttcaaaagtatgtgaaaaatgTAAAGTTCGTGGCATAGAATCTTTTGAATacgtccgagagttttacacactggtctgttattgtggcgacatgtCCATGCCCCAAAACATGACGCTGACCGATTGTTTGACATGTCAAtcaaatggcctcatgggtgggccttggccaattaaagctgccatgaattccagacatTCAgtcgtcagtctgaaggtctggctacgcgagactaACTAAAAGGtaatacagatcctaagagttaagagatattttgCTCACTGTAGAGGGTGTGCCATTTCATAATGTCTTTCATGCAAAATGCCTTTTGTCTCAAGAGGTTATAAATACATGAccaatgcaaattccaattgttaattcctgtctccatctcggggAAGTTTTTCTTGGTCTGaagtacttaaagggatactccacccaaaaatgaagattttgtcattaatcacttacttcCATGtcctttgtcaacggtctcctctgtgtctctctgcatgctgtatgctcttctgtatcagctgctaaaaaatattatgtatttttctaaaagtcaGGTGTATCTTGctcttagattcatctttgagaatttgatgtcttgtattgatttgatatctttGAACTTGGTATGTAATTggtataatacatttttacctGACTGattataaattgttacatttgattctaTTCTGTTTTACTTTGTAATTATTGATTTACGCTTTATCCTTGTTACTTAATTTCCTGCGTCAGGTTAGTAATGGGACTATAATTCAGTTGAGATGGAGCATAGGGTACACCAACTGTATCTTTAGAGATCCGACTAACAATTGGTATTAGATCAAGTGTACTTAGATTGTAAGGCCTTATAGGGAATTTCCGTTTAACAACTGGATGTTGTTCGACCAACCTAAATAGGGTGAGCCTAACCTGTGTATTGTAATATTACTCTTGTTAAGTGTACATGGGGAAACCATGGCTTGACCATACCAAAACTACTATCAGGGAAAGTAATGTTGGTCATCTTATATCTGTAGTGCTCGGGACCTCCGACTAGAAATAATGTTGATTTTTCAAATGTGTCCAAATCTGTGGGGGCTAATTAAAAGTACTTTTAGAATTAGCAAACATAGATGCGGCCGTCAAAAGTATTAGCCAATTACCTCTGTTTAATAACCAAGACTGATGAGAATgtgaccaaaagatacacaaaGGCCAAAGCAATATCTTTGAGCGACATGAGCACCTGAATGAACGAGTACAATAATATTAGagaataaatagaaaaatcaaatatcagaataataattagaaattatCAAGCAACCAATTCTAAGCCAATCTACATTCAAGATCATATTAAAATAGAGTCAGATTAGAATTGAACTTAAATTGAATAATATTGCTTGCTGAAAAGTCAGAACATGCAAGAAACCTTTAACCACCACTGGATACCTTACCTTGGGCCAAGTACGTGgacctgttcttttgaactttctattcatcaaagaatccttaaaagaTCCACAAAAATAACCAGTAGAACTGTTTTTAACTGatgataattatatttaaaattgtattatttcacaatactactgttattagtactgtattttaattaaataaacagaaGACACTTATGTCGAACAGAAGACACTTATGACGAATAAAAGACgtttctttcaaaaaacaaaaatatactacAAACACAGAACCTTGAATAGAGTAGATAAATTACGGtttcaaattcaaaattgtatttttaaataagtgtcTAGATCAAGGGTAGAACCAACAAACTTTTGATAACCAAgcccattgtgaaaaaagcccaacaaaggttgtacttccttcgccagctgaggaagtttaacctgccacaggagctgctgaaacagttctactcagccgtcattgagtcagtcctgtgtacttcaattactgtctggtttggttcagctacaaaatcagatatcagaagactacagagaactgttcggactgctgaaaggattattggtgctcccctgcccaccctccaagaactgtacacatccagagtgaggaaaaggactcagaaaatcactctggatccctcacatccaagtcaccccatctttgaacttttgccatctggccggcgcctcagagccgcaaatacaagaacagcaaggcacaagaatagtttcttcccccaggcaatctacctcatgaacagttaaatgtttcccacttaaacttatgcttatgcaaaaatgtgcaatatccttatatttatttgttacccctccatcctagaacattcctgcatctcactcgatcctattccattatcatttatagcacaattgtttatacacttatttatttgccaatttgtaattctcccgtaattttttttttttttttttttttttttttttctctgtgtgttgttgtgtgtctgtttactggaagcttatgtcactaaaacaaattccttgtatgcgcaagcatacttggcaataaagctctttctgatttctgatttcagATCTATAACCACTAGGCTGCACAACCATATTCCCAGCGGATGGTTTTAAATATGACCAAACGAAATGCCATCAATGAACCTCACTGCCCAGCATTTCTTAGCCAAAATGAAAGTTTGGATGGTTcaagtttaaaattaaaaaaaaacggtatTGGGTGAATATAAATCAAAGATCCATCTAGTAAACACACACTATCTTCCAAATTCAGAACCTGAATACAGATTCCTCAATACTACCTGACATCACATTCTATGGCTGTTCTTCATTCCAGAGGGAGATCCTTTCAGATTTGAATTAAACAAAGAAAGCAGAGTGATTAATGCAATAAAATTCAACAGATttgtatttatacaaaaaaaacttttatttttacactgCTGAGCTATAGAGAACCCAGagtcattttaatatatacatgttaaaaaaacTACTTGCAttgctaaaatgaaataaaaagatagaaatgacagaaaaaaactgtaaaaatgaacTTGCTCCAAAATAAGTacataataaatgcaataatacaGTTGGTACAATAATACAGTTGGTGTTCTATGTGACATGACCTATCCAAAGCATTAAAATGGAAACACTGATAGTAGAGAGACCGGACTGAGTATCCATCAAACACTGAACGATTATTTAAGAGAAAAATCAAATTCGCTTATAAGCAATAAATGATTGTAAGTTTCAGTTTTCATACGTTGGACATGAAAGTTTAGATGACTTCACTGCAACAGACAGATATGATCGTTTTTACATACAAGAATCATGACTTCAATGGAAACCATCTGAGCAAAGACAACCAAGAAGTTTAAAACAAAGAATCAGCCATCAGATAAATGCATTTGAAACAGCAagtcaaaacaacaaaacagagaTGTCTAATATAAGCTACATCTAGAATTGTCCActttctgaaaaagagaaaacaccATCTATTCCAGTTGCCAGACTGTTAAAACCAACTGTTGCTCAAGCAAAAACAGCAGAGCTTATTATGTTTACATgtacaacagccattcatttcaTCTGGCAAACTGAAGTGAAATCCCCCAGCCTTTTTTGTGTCATTGCTTAGCTTTTTTGAGAATGGTTCCCACTGCAGAGATGACTGTGGTCTTGGTGCCGCTGGCTGTTGTGGTCACAGAGACGACTCCAGGGAGGGTGGCTGTGGTGGTGAGGAGGGTGGGTTGTGCCAGGGTCACTGGTACTGCGGAGTCCCACTTGCTCTTCCTCTTCTGAGCATCTGCTAGCTCATCGAactcaaaattaattaaactagCACTAACAGTAAATTTGTTATTATAAGCTTGCATAAATGTCACATCCTTTTGAATTTCCAGGCAAAACTTTCCTGAGACCTTCACATAAAAAGCCTATAGGATTAAATTGACAAACTGGGAAGTTGagcaaatgtatgtttttttttttttttttaagtttccttACTAGCTCTTCACACATTGGCAATACAAAAGTGATTAATGCATGAACAttcacatatataaaaattatataaagccTCTTTAAATTCTTTATAAAAGACAACTTTATGTCAACTAAAAtccccaaaattaaaatataaataaagtaagATTTGaacaagaaaatgaaagagatCTCATTTGGTCCAGTTTAGTAATTGATTTTGTAGATTTAGTCGATTTGATCAATGTTTTTAGGAACTGGTACCATCTAAATATTGTCttgcatttaattacatttaatatgttattatttactaataaaagaGACTAAATTTGCAAAGACAATTTTCATacagattaaatattaaaatatattttcatatttttcataattatatatatatatatatatatatatatatatatacataattcgataataataataattatatttaaaaaataaacaaaatatataatagtaataataataggctaataataatttattcttattattattgaagGCTATTATCATAAGTAATTTATCTTgttataattttcttattttaaagcaGCATTACACCCTCAAGTCCTCATTATCTGTGTCAAACACTTGAAAGTGTACCTGTGGAAGAGGCAGTTGTGTTCGTGGCCAAAGCTGCTGCATTAGTAGTGGTACCTTTTTTGGTGCCCGTCACAAATTCAATCTACAGACAcattggtaaaaaataaaaataaataagaccaCACATTAACAGTCTGTGATGTTGTGGCCCAGACAGTACAAACAAATgttgtaatataatttttatttctttttcataaGTGGAGTGCCTCAGGGCTCTAACCTTGGTCTTTTCCTTTTTAGCTTTTTCCAGCTTATCCATCTCCACTTTCTGAGCTTTGGCTGTGGAGAGGACAGCACACAAACAGTTAACGGATGTAGTCAATTCAATCCTTATGAGTTTAAACGTCAAACATAATTTAGAGATAAACTTACCTAGTGACTCATAATACGAATCCTCTGACCAACCATGGGGATCAAACATGTCCTGTggagaaataaacacaaaaatattatttttgtaacaGAATAATACACAACATGTATTTTTGTGGTATTAACAGGTAAGCACTACCACCTACTTTTGGATAATTGGTTCCGAGTTCGTCAATACCACAGAACTGGATAAGCTTCTCATAAATactataaacacaaacacaaggttaggttgcaaacaaataaaacaatattaaaagttaatttatttcaggttATGTCTGGTGCATTGTGGGTCATAAACACTTCTTATCTCCAGACCTTGGATTGCGAAACTCTTTCTTCTTTTGAATATGGCTGTTTGTATCAAAGTCTCCGTGAAGCTTCCGCTCGTAAAGTTTAAAGATCTTTTCCTACAAACAGAAAAGGaatcatcattattatcattaagaATCATTATTTTTCCCTATCATTACTGATATTAAATACATGTATAATATTGATAAATGAACAAACTCCATTTTAAGCCCACTTGGgtccattttaaattcaaaatgtgctgTACAAAACAAGAGAAAAACTGCCTCTTTGCTCCAAGTGTAGTGAGACCCTAAGAATGAATTAAGTCTTTGTGCTAGTGTGAGTTTCTAGAGCTAGAGGGTGATTTTTGACAACCAGACTCCAAGAAGCACTTGGAGATGTGCCATTTTCAGCTCCTCGATCCGCTTTCCTTCACATTCCAAGTAATCAAATAAATTGAAAAGTCCTTTGTTGACGGTTTAGACACTGATATTAGTTAATTTGTACAAAATGTGCAACAAGAACGTTAGCAGCAAGGCCAACTCAGATGTATAAGGAATGAGGATCATGTCTGAGCAGTGATTGAAGCATAGCCACAGGGACAGGATATTCATCATAACATGGAAAAAGAACCCAGCCCATTTATCAGTACTATGCTGTACTGTACTGGAGTGTGAAAACCACACCCGTGTTCACCTGTCCCGACAgctcaggagagagagagagagctacaaCA
Coding sequences within it:
- the sap30bp gene encoding SAP30-binding protein isoform X2, which translates into the protein MASGKKNAILTSLAAYGDDSEQDSDPDTDDQESHGGLVWAGYGEEDVSRVEEADEKPSGNEDSDGDSTRNSEEEESDSGRTQDDVKDVTEVEVKDPNELVAQFSEKVRNMSPDEIRIPPEPPGRCSSHLQEKIFKLYERKLHGDFDTNSHIQKKKEFRNPSIYEKLIQFCGIDELGTNYPKDMFDPHGWSEDSYYESLAKAQKVEMDKLEKAKKEKTKIEFVTGTKKGTTTNAAALATNTTASSTDAQKRKSKWDSAVPVTLAQPTLLTTTATLPGVVSVTTTASGTKTTVISAVGTILKKAKQ
- the sap30bp gene encoding SAP30-binding protein isoform X1, with the translated sequence MASGKKNAILTSLAAYGDDSEQDSDPDTDDQESHGGLVWAGYGEEDVSRVEEADEKPSGNEDSDGDSTRNSEEEESDSGRTQDDVKDVTEVEVKDPNELVAQFSEKVRNMSPDEIRIPPEPPGRCSSHLQEKIFKLYERKLHGDFDTNSHIQKKKEFRNPSIYEKLIQFCGIDELGTNYPKDMFDPHGWSEDSYYESLAKAQKVEMDKLEKAKKEKTKIEFVTGTKKGTTTNAAALATNTTASSTADAQKRKSKWDSAVPVTLAQPTLLTTTATLPGVVSVTTTASGTKTTVISAVGTILKKAKQ
- the sap30bp gene encoding SAP30-binding protein isoform X3; the encoded protein is MASGKKNAILTSLAAYGDDSEQDSDPDTDDQESHGGLVWAGYGEEDVSRVEEADEKPSGNEDSDGDSTRNSEEEESDSGRTQDDVKDVTEVEVKDPNELVAQFSEKVRNMSPDEIRIPPEPPGRCSSHLQEKIFKLYERKLHGDFDTNSHIQKKKEFRNPSIYEKLIQFCGIDELGTNYPKDMFDPHGWSEDSYYESLAKAQKVEMDKLEKAKKEKTKIEFVTGTKKGTTTNAAALATNTTASSTGLRKVLPGNSKGCDIYASL